A section of the Hirschia baltica ATCC 49814 genome encodes:
- a CDS encoding RNA polymerase sigma factor, protein MVQLVEKVHRMETQSDLMRSYLSLRPALKRFLRSRLPSDQDAEDCLNDLAARILTTSSIEGERRNVQGYLFAMASNLVSDWFRASHTRKSGMHVPIYDLALTNDDTSLDDKLAGKESYRRFEEGLQKLPQDERDAFELHRVQSRTLPQVAEELDVSIARVRKLINRSHTKLMNYVWAKS, encoded by the coding sequence ATGGTCCAGTTAGTAGAGAAAGTACACAGGATGGAAACTCAAAGCGATCTTATGCGATCTTATTTGAGCTTGCGACCTGCTTTAAAGAGGTTTTTAAGGTCCAGATTGCCCTCTGACCAAGATGCTGAAGATTGCTTAAATGATTTAGCAGCTAGAATTCTGACTACCTCTTCTATCGAAGGCGAACGTAGAAACGTCCAAGGGTATTTGTTCGCAATGGCTTCAAATTTAGTGTCTGATTGGTTTAGGGCGTCGCACACTCGGAAGTCGGGAATGCATGTTCCCATCTATGATTTAGCGCTGACAAATGATGATACCTCTCTTGATGATAAGCTTGCTGGAAAAGAATCCTATCGTCGCTTTGAGGAAGGGTTGCAAAAATTGCCGCAAGATGAACGTGATGCTTTTGAATTACATCGTGTTCAATCAAGAACATTGCCTCAAGTTGCTGAGGAGCTAGATGTTTCGATTGCGCGAGTGAGGAAACTCATCAACAGGTCGCATACAAAACTAATGAATTATGTCTGGGCAAAATCATGA
- a CDS encoding FecR family protein — MTINKNKVISEQILAEAVDWANLLEVGLDDSQQIQFEAWLAKDKMATEALAQYYALLSLAEQKAENTGQVIAFNRKPKRSTSYAKWGALIAAGLAIAIILVPQIGRNDDQQAPIHLEAIQTRVDNYELADTSRIWLDSMSEAIFEQTSSSRLMALKSGRVFLDVAHDKSKPFIIDSGDVQFVVKGTSFEIDKQENKVDLSVETGLVEIHYDDVVTAVGRGNIASFDLKDRRLELAPIDESKIALWRENKLYFDNVSLSEVVDEFNRYFEAGIILNDPDLGAEKVSGVYEITGPDAFSDTLAELFSLDVHKNTLGEVEISRTEATDK, encoded by the coding sequence ATGACAATAAATAAGAATAAAGTGATTTCAGAACAAATTCTGGCTGAAGCTGTTGATTGGGCGAACCTGTTAGAAGTCGGTTTAGACGACAGTCAACAAATTCAGTTTGAGGCATGGTTGGCAAAAGATAAAATGGCAACAGAAGCGCTTGCTCAATATTATGCGCTTTTATCTCTCGCTGAACAAAAAGCCGAAAATACAGGTCAGGTCATTGCCTTTAATCGCAAGCCTAAACGGTCCACATCATATGCAAAATGGGGCGCTTTGATCGCTGCTGGATTAGCGATAGCTATCATTCTCGTGCCTCAAATTGGCAGAAACGATGACCAACAGGCTCCAATACATCTGGAGGCAATCCAAACCAGAGTTGATAATTATGAACTGGCGGATACGAGCCGTATCTGGTTGGACAGTATGTCCGAAGCTATTTTTGAACAGACATCATCCTCTCGTTTGATGGCGTTAAAGAGTGGTCGCGTGTTTTTGGATGTCGCTCATGATAAATCCAAACCATTCATCATTGATTCCGGTGACGTGCAGTTCGTCGTTAAAGGGACGTCTTTTGAAATTGATAAACAAGAGAACAAAGTAGACCTAAGCGTTGAAACTGGTTTGGTTGAGATACATTATGATGATGTGGTCACAGCGGTTGGCAGGGGGAATATTGCTTCATTTGATTTGAAAGACAGACGTTTGGAGTTGGCCCCAATCGATGAAAGCAAAATCGCGCTGTGGCGAGAAAATAAACTCTATTTCGACAATGTGTCGCTTTCTGAAGTCGTGGATGAATTTAATCGCTATTTTGAGGCCGGAATTATCCTGAATGACCCTGATTTAGGAGCAGAGAAAGTATCCGGCGTGTATGAAATTACTGGTCCAGACGCTTTCTCTGATACTTTAGCTGAGCTTTTCAGCCTCGACGTGCATAAAAATACACTAGGAGAGGTCGAAATTTCAAGAACCGAAGCGACTGATAAATAA